TATCAACAGCAGATTGCGTTCCTATTTTTGTTTACGATAGAATGAATAAAATAATTGCCGGTATTCATTCCGGATGGCGAGGAACGCAAAAACAAATATTACAAAAAACATTGAAATTCTTGTCGGAAAGCTTTAATTCAAAATCGGAATATCTTTTTACGTACATAGGTCCTTCAATATCTCAAAATAATTATGAAGTTGGAGAAGATGTTGCTTTGCAATTTGATAAAAAATATTCGTGTATGAAAAACGGAAAAATATTTCTCGACGTTTCACGAACTAATCTAGATATGATTTACAATTTCGGAATACCAAAAAAAAATATTGAAATATCTCCGTTTTGTTCCTTTGAGGAGAAAGAATTACTTCACTCATATCGAAGAGACGGTAAATTATCCGGTCGTTCATTTGGTGTGATTGCAATGAGGGAAATTTAATTGGGTTCGGAAAAATTTAAAATAGCTGCGGGATATGTTTTAATAAGTTTTATTTGGGGCTCAACCTGGCTTGCAATACGGCTCGGCTTGGATTCGCTAACACCGTTGATTTCATCCGGACTAAGATTTTCGCTTGCATCATTTTTTGTATTTGTATTTATGCGGTATAGTAAAATATCTCTTCAAACTGACCGCCGCTCGATACAGCTTTATGCTATTACATCTCTATTTTCGTTTGTAATTCCGTTTTCTTTGGTCTACTGGGCAGAGCAATTTATTCCTTCGGGGCTTACTTCAATTGTA
The sequence above is drawn from the Ignavibacteriales bacterium genome and encodes:
- the pgeF gene encoding peptidoglycan editing factor PgeF; the protein is MQIIKSHLFQKFPEIIFGLSTKNGMDRNLPFSFNLSLTVGDNSDIVNENREAFYNKLGLKTEQIAIQKQIHSDIITVVEKPGLIGESDAMITTKPNIGLAISTADCVPIFVYDRMNKIIAGIHSGWRGTQKQILQKTLKFLSESFNSKSEYLFTYIGPSISQNNYEVGEDVALQFDKKYSCMKNGKIFLDVSRTNLDMIYNFGIPKKNIEISPFCSFEEKELLHSYRRDGKLSGRSFGVIAMREI